A single region of the Solwaraspora sp. WMMD791 genome encodes:
- the carA gene encoding glutamine-hydrolyzing carbamoyl-phosphate synthase small subunit, producing MNDDATAAPRRVPALLVLEDGRVFPGESYGAVGETFGEAVFTTAMTGYQETLTDPSYHRQVVVQTAPHIGNTGVNADDDESDRIWVAGYVVRDPARRPSNWRATGDLEQRLAADGVVGICGVDTRALTRHLRDRGVMRVGVSSLTDDPQELLAKVRQSPQMVGADLSAEVTTGQPYTVAAQGEHRYTVAALDLGIKRNVPRRLSERGVTTHVLPATSTLDEVLATSPDAVFFSPGPGDPATADHPVALARQVMGRRIPLFGICFGSQILGRALGFGTYKLGYGHRGINQPVLDRATGKVEVTSHNHGFAVDAPLNTVIDTDFGGVEVSHVCLNDDVVEGLRARDVPAFTVQYHPEAAAGPHDADYLFDRFVELIEGKHA from the coding sequence ATGAACGACGACGCCACCGCCGCGCCGCGGCGGGTACCGGCGCTGCTGGTGCTCGAGGACGGCCGGGTCTTCCCGGGCGAGAGCTACGGCGCGGTCGGGGAGACCTTCGGCGAGGCGGTGTTCACCACCGCGATGACCGGCTACCAGGAGACGCTGACCGACCCCTCCTACCACCGACAGGTGGTGGTGCAGACCGCACCGCACATCGGCAACACCGGGGTCAACGCCGACGACGACGAGTCCGACCGGATCTGGGTGGCCGGCTACGTGGTCCGGGATCCGGCCCGCCGCCCGTCCAACTGGCGCGCCACCGGCGACCTGGAGCAGCGGCTGGCCGCCGACGGCGTGGTGGGCATCTGCGGGGTCGACACCCGGGCGCTGACCCGTCACCTGCGTGACCGGGGGGTGATGCGGGTCGGGGTGTCCAGCCTGACCGACGACCCGCAGGAACTGCTCGCCAAGGTCCGCCAGAGCCCGCAGATGGTCGGTGCCGACCTGTCCGCCGAGGTGACGACCGGCCAGCCGTACACGGTCGCCGCCCAGGGCGAGCACCGCTACACGGTCGCCGCGCTGGACCTGGGCATCAAGCGCAACGTGCCGCGCCGGTTGTCCGAGCGTGGGGTGACCACCCACGTGCTGCCGGCGACCTCGACGCTGGACGAGGTCCTGGCGACCAGCCCGGACGCGGTGTTCTTCTCGCCGGGGCCGGGTGACCCGGCCACCGCCGACCATCCGGTCGCGCTGGCCCGCCAGGTGATGGGGCGCCGGATCCCGCTGTTCGGCATCTGTTTCGGCTCGCAGATCCTCGGCCGGGCGCTGGGCTTCGGCACCTACAAGCTCGGCTACGGCCACCGTGGGATCAACCAGCCGGTACTCGACCGGGCCACCGGCAAGGTCGAGGTGACCAGCCACAACCACGGGTTCGCCGTGGACGCCCCGCTGAACACGGTGATCGACACCGACTTCGGTGGCGTCGAGGTGAGCCACGTGTGCCTCAACGACGACGTGGTCGAGGGGCTGCGGGCACGTGACGTGCCGGCGTTCACCGTCCAGTACCACCCGGAAGCGGCGGCCGGCCCGCACGACGCGGACTACCTGTTCGACCGGTTCGTCGAGCTCATCGAGGGAAAACATGCCTAA
- a CDS encoding dihydroorotase — protein MSAYLIKGVRVLGRERTDLLLRDGVVAEAGPGVSAAGAQVVDADGLVALPGLVDLHTHLREPGREDAETVETGSRAAALGGYTAVCAMANTSPVADTAGVVEQVWRLGRQAGLVDVQPIGAVTVGLAGERLAELGAMADSAAAVRIFSDDGHCVADPRLMRRALEYVKAFDGVIAQHAEEPRLTEGAQMHEGEISTRLGLTGWPAVAEEAIIARDALLAEHVGSRLHVCHLSTAGSVEIVRQAKARGVRITAEVTPHHLLLTHEAPVSYDPVFKVNPPLRTGADVAALRAALAEGVIDIVATDHAPHAVEDKECEWAYARPGMLGLETALSVVLLTTALHDADGVPDWELIAERMSRAPARIAGLTAHGHDPAPGVPANLTLVDPAASRTVDPGELASRSRNTPYARMVLPGQVVATFLHGDATVLDGKAVR, from the coding sequence GTGAGCGCGTACCTGATCAAGGGCGTGCGCGTCCTCGGCCGGGAGCGGACCGACCTGCTGCTGCGCGACGGCGTCGTCGCCGAGGCCGGCCCCGGTGTGAGTGCCGCCGGTGCCCAGGTGGTCGACGCCGACGGCCTGGTCGCCCTGCCCGGCCTGGTCGACCTGCACACCCACCTACGTGAGCCCGGCCGGGAGGACGCCGAGACGGTCGAGACCGGGTCGCGGGCCGCCGCGCTCGGTGGTTACACCGCGGTCTGCGCCATGGCCAACACCTCGCCGGTCGCCGACACCGCCGGCGTCGTCGAGCAGGTCTGGCGGCTCGGCCGGCAGGCCGGTCTGGTCGACGTGCAGCCGATCGGTGCGGTCACCGTCGGTCTGGCCGGTGAACGTCTCGCCGAACTGGGCGCGATGGCCGACTCCGCCGCCGCCGTGCGGATCTTCTCCGACGACGGACACTGCGTCGCCGATCCCCGGTTGATGCGCCGCGCCCTGGAGTACGTCAAGGCCTTCGACGGCGTCATCGCCCAGCACGCCGAGGAGCCTCGGCTGACCGAGGGCGCCCAGATGCACGAGGGCGAGATCTCCACCCGGCTCGGCCTGACCGGCTGGCCGGCGGTCGCCGAGGAGGCGATCATCGCCCGGGACGCGCTGCTGGCCGAACACGTCGGCAGCCGGCTGCATGTGTGCCACCTGTCCACCGCCGGCAGCGTGGAGATCGTCCGGCAGGCCAAGGCGCGCGGCGTACGGATCACCGCCGAGGTCACCCCGCACCATCTTCTGCTCACCCACGAGGCGCCGGTCAGCTACGACCCGGTGTTCAAGGTCAACCCGCCGCTGCGTACCGGCGCCGACGTCGCCGCGCTGCGGGCCGCGCTCGCCGAGGGCGTCATCGACATCGTCGCCACCGACCACGCTCCGCACGCCGTCGAGGACAAGGAGTGCGAGTGGGCGTACGCCCGACCCGGCATGCTCGGGTTGGAGACCGCCCTGTCCGTGGTGCTGCTCACGACCGCCCTGCACGACGCCGACGGTGTACCAGACTGGGAGCTGATCGCCGAGCGGATGTCCCGGGCCCCGGCCCGGATCGCCGGGCTGACCGCGCACGGGCACGACCCCGCGCCGGGCGTCCCGGCGAACCTCACCCTGGTCGACCCGGCCGCCAGCCGGACCGTCGACCCGGGGGAGCTGGCCAGCCGCAGCCGCAACACCCCGTACGCGCGGATGGTGCTGCCCGGCCAGGTGGTCGCCACCTTCCTGCACGGCGACGCGACCGTGCTCGACGGAAAGGCCGTGCGATGA
- a CDS encoding aspartate carbamoyltransferase catalytic subunit codes for MIRHLLSGADLDAATATRILDTAVELASLAGREVKKLPTLRGRTVVNLFYEDSTRTRISFEAAAKRLSADVINFSAKGSSVSKGESLKDTALTLQAMGADAVVIRHPASGAPHRLANWVDGSVVNAGDGTHEHPTQALLDAYTVRARLGRLAGLHVVIVGDVLHSRVARSNVLLLTTLGAKVTLVGPPPLIPVDIATALASGVGVGYDLDTVLPTADVVMMLRVQHERMADSYFPSAREYSRRYGLDGARMRRLPDHAIVMHPGPMNRGMEISADVADSPRSTIVEQVANGVSVRMAVLYLLLGGRGA; via the coding sequence ATGATCCGACACCTGCTGTCCGGCGCCGACCTGGACGCCGCCACCGCCACCCGGATCCTGGACACCGCGGTCGAGCTTGCCTCGCTGGCCGGCCGGGAGGTCAAGAAGTTGCCGACCCTGCGCGGACGGACCGTGGTCAACCTCTTCTACGAGGACTCCACCCGGACCCGGATCTCGTTCGAGGCCGCTGCCAAGCGCCTCTCCGCCGACGTGATCAACTTCTCGGCCAAGGGTTCCAGCGTCTCCAAGGGCGAGAGCCTCAAGGACACCGCGCTCACCCTGCAGGCGATGGGGGCCGACGCGGTGGTGATCCGCCACCCCGCGTCCGGGGCACCGCACCGGCTCGCCAACTGGGTCGACGGTTCGGTCGTCAACGCCGGTGACGGCACCCACGAGCACCCGACGCAGGCACTGCTCGACGCGTACACCGTCCGGGCCCGGCTGGGCCGCCTCGCCGGCCTGCACGTGGTGATCGTCGGCGACGTGCTGCACAGCCGGGTGGCCCGCTCCAACGTGCTGTTGCTGACCACTCTCGGTGCCAAGGTCACCCTGGTGGGGCCGCCGCCGCTGATCCCGGTCGACATCGCCACCGCGCTCGCCTCCGGGGTCGGCGTCGGCTACGACCTGGACACCGTGCTGCCCACCGCCGACGTGGTGATGATGCTGCGGGTGCAGCACGAACGGATGGCCGACTCCTACTTTCCGTCGGCCCGGGAGTACTCCCGCCGGTACGGCCTCGACGGTGCCAGGATGCGCCGACTGCCCGACCACGCCATCGTGATGCACCCCGGCCCGATGAACCGGGGCATGGAGATATCCGCCGACGTGGCCGATTCGCCCCGGTCGACGATCGTGGAACAGGTCGCCAACGGGGTAAGCGTCCGGATGGCCGTGCTCTACCTGCTGCTGGGTGGTCGCGGCGCATGA
- the pyrR gene encoding bifunctional pyr operon transcriptional regulator/uracil phosphoribosyltransferase PyrR — MPPSVKCILTSADIARTVDRIAHQVLEKTSGAQRTVLLGIPTRGIPLARRLADRIRTFEGVDVPVGVLDITLYRDDLRLKATRAVGPTDLPPAGIDGQRVILVDDVLYSGRTVRAALDAISDLGRPSSVQLAVLVDRGHRELPIRADYVGKNIPTALTENVKVLLAETDGTDEVRLFSSPGPTAQDPAPTRDGSHR, encoded by the coding sequence ATGCCACCGTCCGTAAAGTGCATCCTGACCAGCGCAGACATTGCGCGAACCGTCGACCGGATCGCCCATCAGGTGCTGGAGAAGACCAGCGGCGCGCAGCGCACCGTACTGCTCGGAATTCCCACCCGGGGCATTCCGCTCGCCCGTCGCCTGGCCGACCGGATCCGGACCTTCGAGGGCGTCGACGTCCCCGTCGGTGTGCTGGATATCACTCTTTACCGGGACGATCTGCGACTCAAGGCGACCCGGGCCGTCGGCCCCACCGATCTGCCCCCGGCCGGCATCGACGGGCAACGGGTGATCCTGGTCGACGACGTCCTCTATTCGGGCCGGACGGTACGCGCGGCCCTGGACGCGATCAGTGACCTCGGCCGGCCCAGCTCGGTCCAGCTGGCGGTCCTGGTCGACCGGGGGCACCGCGAGCTGCCGATCCGCGCCGACTACGTGGGCAAGAACATCCCGACCGCGCTGACCGAGAACGTCAAGGTGCTGCTCGCCGAGACCGACGGCACCGACGAGGTACGGCTGTTCAGCTCGCCGGGTCCGACGGCGCAGGACCCGGCACCGACGCGGGACGGGAGCCACCGATGA
- a CDS encoding transcriptional regulator produces the protein MPSEYAKSLGARLRSIRQQQGLSLQGVEEKSNGRWKAVVVGSYERGDRAVTVSRLAELADFYRVPVSELLPDGSGVRHEPTSKIVLDLERLYDEVADDLAYVARYARAIQQQRGDYNGRVLSIRADDLRALAIVYDSSPSGLIERLNEHGVLVADPRAFFAS, from the coding sequence ATGCCCTCTGAGTACGCCAAGTCGTTGGGCGCCCGCCTGCGCTCCATCCGTCAGCAGCAGGGGCTGTCCCTGCAGGGGGTGGAGGAGAAGTCGAACGGGCGTTGGAAGGCTGTCGTCGTCGGTTCCTACGAGCGTGGGGACCGGGCTGTCACCGTCTCCCGCCTGGCTGAGCTGGCCGACTTCTACCGGGTTCCGGTGTCGGAACTGCTGCCCGACGGCAGCGGGGTACGCCACGAACCCACCAGCAAGATCGTCCTGGACCTGGAGCGGCTGTACGACGAGGTCGCCGACGACCTCGCCTACGTCGCCCGGTACGCCCGGGCGATCCAGCAGCAGCGTGGCGACTACAACGGTCGGGTGCTCTCCATCCGCGCCGACGACCTGCGCGCCCTGGCGATCGTGTACGACTCGTCGCCGTCCGGCCTGATCGAACGGCTGAACGAGCACGGCGTACTGGTCGCCGACCCCCGGGCGTTCTTCGCCTCCTGA
- the nusB gene encoding transcription antitermination factor NusB, which yields MPARRKARKRALDVLYEADLRDIPPEQVLVGYVARLSPRPEHLDYAIGLVEGVSRHRSRIDELIGSYAEGWTLERMPVVDRNLARIAVFELLYVDEIDDPVAITEAVELARQMSTDDSPRFLNGLLDRIAEYTPH from the coding sequence ATGCCGGCGCGCCGCAAGGCGCGTAAGCGGGCCCTCGACGTGCTCTACGAGGCGGACCTGCGGGACATCCCGCCGGAGCAGGTGCTGGTCGGCTACGTCGCCCGGTTGTCACCGCGCCCGGAGCACCTCGACTACGCGATCGGTCTGGTGGAGGGCGTTTCCCGGCACCGCAGCCGGATCGACGAGCTGATCGGCAGCTATGCCGAGGGGTGGACGCTGGAACGGATGCCGGTGGTCGACCGCAACCTGGCCCGCATTGCCGTGTTCGAGTTGCTCTACGTCGACGAGATCGACGACCCGGTGGCCATCACCGAGGCGGTGGAACTGGCCCGGCAGATGTCGACCGACGATTCGCCACGGTTCCTCAACGGGTTGCTGGACCGGATCGCCGAGTACACCCCGCACTAG
- the efp gene encoding elongation factor P, with amino-acid sequence MATTNDLKNGLVLNLDGELWSVVEFQHVKPGKGGAFVRTTLKNVLSGKVVDKTFNAGTKVDTATVDKRTMQYLYADGEDFVFMDLETYDQITVAGGTVGEAANYLLPEAEAIVATHEGVPLYIELPTSVILEVTYTEPGLQGDRSTGGNKPATVETGATVQVPLFITTGEKIKVDTRDGRYLGRA; translated from the coding sequence ATGGCCACCACCAACGACCTGAAGAACGGGCTGGTTCTCAACCTCGACGGCGAGCTGTGGTCCGTCGTCGAATTCCAGCACGTCAAGCCCGGCAAGGGCGGCGCCTTCGTGCGCACCACCCTGAAGAACGTGCTCTCCGGCAAGGTCGTCGACAAGACCTTCAACGCGGGCACCAAGGTCGACACCGCGACCGTCGACAAGCGGACCATGCAGTACCTGTACGCCGACGGCGAGGACTTCGTCTTCATGGATCTGGAGACCTACGACCAGATCACCGTCGCGGGCGGTACGGTCGGCGAGGCCGCGAACTACCTGTTGCCCGAGGCCGAGGCGATCGTGGCGACCCACGAGGGCGTGCCGCTCTACATCGAGCTGCCGACCAGCGTGATCCTCGAGGTGACCTACACCGAGCCGGGGCTGCAGGGGGACCGGTCGACCGGGGGCAACAAGCCGGCGACGGTGGAGACCGGCGCGACGGTGCAGGTGCCGCTGTTCATCACCACCGGTGAGAAGATCAAGGTCGACACGCGCGACGGCCGCTACCTCGGCCGCGCCTGA
- the aroQ gene encoding type II 3-dehydroquinate dehydratase yields the protein MKAYVLNGPNLGRLGSRQVDVYGQVSYADLVTMCVETGRQVGLDVEVRQTDAEHEMLGWLHAAADAEAAVVLNPGAWSHYSYAVRDACAMLRGPLIEVHISNIHAREQFRHHSVVSAVATGVICGLGVDGYQLALRHIAQLAAGRPEATTSDR from the coding sequence GTGAAGGCGTACGTGTTGAACGGGCCGAACCTGGGCCGGCTCGGCAGCCGTCAGGTCGATGTCTACGGTCAGGTCAGCTACGCCGACCTGGTGACGATGTGCGTCGAGACCGGGCGGCAGGTCGGTCTCGACGTCGAGGTGCGCCAGACCGACGCCGAGCACGAGATGCTCGGCTGGTTGCACGCCGCAGCCGACGCCGAGGCGGCGGTGGTGCTCAACCCGGGCGCGTGGTCGCACTATTCGTACGCGGTCCGCGACGCCTGCGCGATGCTGCGGGGTCCGCTGATCGAGGTGCACATTTCCAACATCCACGCCAGGGAGCAGTTCCGGCACCACTCGGTGGTGTCGGCGGTGGCGACCGGGGTGATCTGCGGACTCGGAGTGGACGGTTACCAGTTGGCGCTGCGGCACATCGCCCAGCTCGCCGCAGGCCGACCTGAGGCGACGACGTCGGACCGATAG
- the aroB gene encoding 3-dehydroquinate synthase: MDTTTRIPVPGDRPYDVLVGRGLLDTLPTLLPGAHRVAVLHAPPLKAHADRIAAACAAAGSQPLLIEVPDAEAGKSIDVAAQAWVTLGEAGFTRTDAVVGVGGGAVTDLAGFVAACWLRGVRWVPVATSLLGMVDAAVGGKTGINTAAGKNLVGSFHPPAGVICDLDLLASLPATDLVAGLAEVVKCGFIADPAILELIERDPAAATDATGASVRELIERAVRVKADVVGGDLRESGVREVLNYGHTLAHAIEKVEGYRWRHGHAVSVGLVYAATLARQVGRLDAEVADRHLAVLTALGLPTTYRADAWPDLLAAMRVDKKARGARLRLVVLDGLARPGILDGPDDETLARAYRSVAGS; the protein is encoded by the coding sequence ATGGACACCACGACCCGTATCCCGGTGCCCGGTGACCGCCCGTACGACGTACTGGTCGGCCGGGGCCTGCTCGACACGCTTCCCACGCTGCTGCCCGGCGCGCACCGGGTGGCGGTGCTGCACGCGCCCCCGCTGAAGGCGCACGCCGACCGGATCGCCGCGGCGTGCGCCGCCGCCGGGTCGCAGCCACTGCTGATCGAGGTGCCCGACGCCGAGGCCGGCAAGTCGATCGACGTGGCGGCACAGGCCTGGGTGACCCTGGGCGAGGCCGGCTTCACCCGTACCGACGCGGTGGTCGGGGTCGGCGGCGGTGCGGTGACCGACCTGGCCGGCTTCGTCGCCGCCTGTTGGCTGCGCGGGGTCCGGTGGGTGCCGGTCGCGACCAGCCTGCTCGGCATGGTCGACGCCGCCGTCGGCGGCAAGACCGGGATCAACACGGCCGCCGGCAAGAACCTGGTCGGGTCCTTCCACCCGCCGGCCGGGGTGATCTGCGACCTGGACCTGCTGGCCAGCCTGCCGGCGACCGACCTGGTGGCCGGGCTGGCCGAGGTGGTCAAGTGCGGGTTCATCGCCGACCCGGCGATCCTGGAGCTGATCGAGCGGGATCCGGCGGCCGCCACCGACGCCACCGGCGCGTCGGTGCGGGAGCTGATCGAGCGCGCTGTCCGGGTCAAGGCCGACGTGGTCGGTGGCGACCTTCGGGAGTCCGGGGTACGGGAGGTCCTCAACTACGGGCACACGCTGGCGCACGCGATCGAGAAGGTCGAGGGCTACCGGTGGCGGCACGGGCACGCCGTCTCGGTCGGCCTGGTGTACGCGGCGACGCTGGCCCGGCAGGTCGGCCGGCTCGACGCCGAGGTCGCCGACCGGCACCTGGCGGTGCTCACCGCGCTGGGGCTGCCGACCACGTACCGGGCCGACGCCTGGCCGGACCTGTTGGCCGCCATGCGGGTGGACAAGAAGGCGCGGGGCGCCCGGCTGCGACTGGTGGTGCTCGACGGGCTGGCCCGCCCAGGGATCCTCGACGGACCGGACGACGAGACGTTGGCGCGGGCGTACCGGTCGGTGGCCGGCTCGTGA
- the aroC gene encoding chorismate synthase: protein MLRWLTAGESHGPALVALLEGVPAGVEVTSADIGRELARRRLGYGRGARMAFEQDEIEIIGGLRHGVTLGSPVAIRVGNSEWPKWRTVMAADPVDPDELAGQARNAPLTRPRPGHADLAGMQKYGHTDARPILERASARETAARVAVGTVARALCRQALGIEIVSHVVELGSVAAKPGLQPTPADAERVDADPLRCLDPEASARMVAEVDAAKSDADTLGGIVEVLAYGVPPGLGSHVQWDRKLDARLATALMSIQAIKGVEIGDAWQQARSRGSVAHDEIIPTASGVRRVTDRAGGLEGGISTGEPLRVRAAMKPISSLNRSLSTVDVATGEPATAINQRSDVCAVPAAAVVAESMVALVLAEALTEKFGGDSVAEIRRNLGGYLDHLVIR, encoded by the coding sequence GTGTTGCGCTGGCTGACTGCAGGTGAATCCCATGGCCCCGCGCTGGTGGCCCTCCTCGAAGGCGTTCCCGCCGGCGTCGAGGTGACCAGCGCCGACATCGGCCGCGAGCTGGCCCGCCGCCGACTCGGCTACGGCCGAGGTGCGCGGATGGCCTTCGAACAGGACGAGATCGAGATCATCGGCGGCCTGCGGCACGGAGTGACGTTGGGCAGCCCGGTCGCGATCCGGGTCGGCAACTCGGAGTGGCCGAAGTGGCGCACGGTGATGGCCGCCGATCCGGTCGACCCGGACGAGCTGGCCGGACAGGCCCGCAACGCCCCGTTGACCCGGCCCCGCCCGGGGCACGCCGACCTGGCCGGGATGCAGAAGTACGGCCACACCGACGCCCGGCCGATCCTGGAGCGGGCCAGCGCCCGGGAGACCGCGGCCCGGGTCGCGGTCGGTACGGTCGCCCGGGCGCTGTGCCGCCAGGCGCTCGGCATCGAGATCGTCTCGCACGTGGTCGAGCTGGGGTCGGTCGCGGCCAAGCCGGGGCTGCAGCCGACCCCGGCCGACGCCGAACGGGTCGACGCCGACCCGCTGCGCTGTCTGGACCCGGAGGCCAGCGCCCGGATGGTCGCCGAGGTCGACGCGGCGAAGTCCGACGCCGACACCCTCGGCGGCATCGTGGAGGTGCTCGCCTACGGCGTACCGCCGGGGCTGGGCAGTCATGTGCAGTGGGACCGCAAGCTCGACGCCCGGCTCGCCACCGCGCTGATGTCGATCCAGGCGATCAAGGGTGTGGAGATCGGTGACGCCTGGCAGCAGGCCCGCTCGCGCGGCTCGGTGGCCCACGACGAGATCATCCCCACCGCGTCGGGGGTCCGGCGGGTGACCGATCGGGCCGGTGGCCTGGAGGGTGGCATCAGCACCGGTGAGCCACTGCGGGTACGGGCGGCGATGAAGCCGATCTCGTCGCTGAACCGGTCACTGTCGACGGTGGACGTCGCCACGGGTGAGCCGGCGACGGCGATCAACCAGCGTTCCGACGTCTGTGCCGTCCCGGCGGCGGCGGTGGTGGCCGAGTCGATGGTGGCGCTGGTGCTCGCCGAGGCGCTGACCGAGAAGTTCGGCGGTGACTCGGTCGCCGAGATCCGCCGCAACCTCGGCGGCTACCTGGACCACCTGGTGATCCGCTGA
- a CDS encoding multidrug effflux MFS transporter: MGFRGVATVPYDVRRRPAALLVLLGAVTAVGPLSIDMYLPAFPAISDDLGAAPSRVQLSLTACLIGVALGQLVGGPLSDRWGRRRPVLVGTAGYVVVSLACALAPTAEALAGLRLVQGFAGGIGVVVARAVVRDLYSGADAVRFFSRLLIIFGVAPIAAPALGAVVLRFTSWRGIFVALAVIAALLAVVLARWLPETLPAARRNPDGLAGTARSVRLLLTDRAFVGYALTQGLAFAGLFTYIAGSPYVLQDGFGLSAVAYSVVFGVNAIGLIGLGQLNARLVGRYGPRRLFVGALVAGLTAAGLLVAGAGTGALVLVLVPLAVYVATIGMLMPNGTALALEHHARHAGTAAALLGATGSGIGALAAPLVGLAGTGDALPMALIICGAAGLSLVAVLTLTRRDPG, translated from the coding sequence GTGGGATTCCGGGGGGTGGCCACCGTGCCGTACGACGTCCGCCGCCGACCGGCGGCGCTGCTCGTCCTGCTGGGTGCGGTCACCGCGGTCGGTCCGCTGTCGATCGACATGTACCTGCCGGCGTTCCCGGCGATCAGCGACGACCTCGGTGCGGCGCCGTCGCGGGTGCAGCTGTCGCTGACCGCCTGTCTGATCGGCGTCGCCCTCGGTCAGCTGGTCGGCGGGCCGCTCAGCGACCGGTGGGGCCGGCGGCGGCCGGTGCTGGTGGGCACGGCCGGCTACGTCGTGGTCAGCCTGGCCTGCGCGCTGGCACCGACCGCCGAGGCGCTCGCCGGGCTGCGCCTGGTGCAGGGCTTCGCCGGCGGCATCGGGGTGGTGGTCGCCCGGGCCGTCGTGCGTGACCTCTACTCCGGCGCCGACGCGGTGCGGTTCTTCTCCCGCCTGTTGATCATTTTCGGGGTGGCGCCGATCGCCGCGCCGGCACTCGGGGCGGTGGTGCTCCGGTTCACCTCCTGGCGGGGGATCTTCGTCGCCCTGGCGGTGATCGCCGCGCTGCTCGCCGTCGTGCTCGCCCGTTGGCTGCCGGAGACCCTTCCGGCGGCGCGTCGCAACCCCGACGGGCTGGCCGGGACCGCCCGGTCGGTGCGCCTGCTGCTGACCGACCGTGCCTTCGTCGGCTACGCGCTGACCCAGGGCCTGGCCTTCGCCGGACTGTTCACCTACATCGCCGGGTCGCCGTACGTGCTGCAGGACGGGTTCGGACTGTCCGCCGTCGCGTACAGCGTGGTGTTCGGGGTCAACGCGATCGGGTTGATCGGTCTCGGCCAGCTCAACGCCCGGCTGGTGGGCCGGTACGGGCCACGCCGGCTGTTCGTCGGCGCGCTGGTCGCCGGGCTGACCGCCGCCGGGCTGCTGGTCGCCGGGGCAGGCACCGGCGCGCTGGTCCTGGTGCTGGTGCCGCTGGCGGTGTACGTCGCCACCATCGGGATGCTGATGCCCAACGGCACCGCGTTGGCGTTGGAGCACCACGCCCGCCATGCCGGGACCGCCGCCGCGCTGCTGGGTGCCACCGGTTCCGGGATCGGCGCGCTGGCCGCGCCGCTGGTCGGGCTGGCCGGCACCGGCGACGCGCTGCCGATGGCGCTGATCATCTGCGGCGCGGCCGGGTTGTCACTCGTCGCCGTGCTGACGCTGACCCGGCGCGACCCCGGCTGA
- a CDS encoding shikimate dehydrogenase, with the protein MASSDLPGGSRAGIRPVDRHRAAVLGTPIAHSLSPVIHNAGYRAAGLTDWHYTAIECAESQLPDLIAGLGPQWAGLSITMPLKETALAVADRATPVAAAVGAANTLVRRPDGTWSADNTDVGGMVSVLREAGVTAGARFTILGAGGTARAALAAAAALGAGPTRVVARRAAAIADLAPVAESVGLAVAGVAWDDHEALAEVADVVVSTVPKGVADPLAGLLGWTPATVCFDAIYDPWPTPLATAAGAAGCRVVSGLDLLLAQAIGQFEQFTGVTAPVSAMRTALHAARSAGVAPGQRQHGDE; encoded by the coding sequence ATGGCATCCTCTGACCTGCCCGGCGGATCCCGGGCCGGGATCCGCCCGGTCGACCGGCACCGGGCCGCGGTGCTCGGCACGCCGATCGCGCACTCGCTCTCCCCGGTGATCCACAACGCGGGGTACCGGGCCGCCGGGTTGACCGACTGGCACTACACCGCGATCGAGTGCGCCGAGTCGCAGCTGCCCGACCTGATCGCCGGCCTGGGCCCGCAGTGGGCCGGGCTGTCGATCACCATGCCGCTCAAGGAGACGGCGCTCGCGGTGGCCGACCGGGCCACGCCGGTGGCGGCCGCGGTCGGGGCGGCCAACACGCTGGTACGCCGGCCCGACGGCACCTGGTCGGCCGACAACACCGACGTCGGCGGCATGGTGTCGGTGCTGCGGGAGGCCGGCGTCACCGCCGGGGCGCGGTTCACCATCCTCGGTGCCGGCGGTACCGCGCGGGCCGCGTTGGCCGCCGCCGCCGCCCTCGGGGCCGGTCCGACACGGGTGGTGGCCCGACGGGCGGCGGCGATCGCCGACCTGGCCCCGGTCGCCGAGTCCGTCGGGCTCGCGGTCGCCGGCGTCGCCTGGGACGACCACGAGGCCCTCGCCGAGGTCGCCGACGTGGTGGTGTCGACGGTGCCCAAAGGTGTCGCCGACCCGCTCGCCGGCCTGCTGGGCTGGACGCCGGCGACGGTCTGCTTCGACGCCATCTACGACCCCTGGCCGACCCCGCTGGCCACGGCGGCGGGCGCCGCCGGCTGTCGCGTCGTCTCCGGCCTCGATCTGCTGCTCGCCCAGGCCATCGGCCAGTTCGAACAGTTCACCGGGGTCACCGCGCCGGTGTCGGCGATGCGGACGGCGCTGCACGCCGCCCGGTCAGCCGGGGTCGCGCCGGGTCAGCGTCAGCACGGCGACGAGTGA